TCCGCGTCGAGGGCGCCTTCGAGGCCCTGGTCGGGCAGGAGATGTTCGCCGCGGCCAGGCGCGCCATCGCCAACCGGATGGTGTGTATGACGGACGAGGACATGCTCGACGCCCTCCGGCGCCTGCGCAAGGAGCGCGGCTACCTGTCGACCGCCATGATCGAGGACGCAGAGGAGGTCCCTTGCGTGGCCACCTATCAACGCCGGTTCGGAGGTCTGATGGCCGCCTATCAACTCATCGGGTATCGGCGCGGCGGCCAGGTGCGCGACACCCACCGCAACCTGTCGGACCAGGCCATGCTCGACCGGTTGGCCGATCTCCTGCGGACCGAGGGCAGGTTGTCGATCAAGGTGATTGACGACAGCCCGACCCTACCCTGCGTCGAGAGCTATAAGCGCCGCTTCGGCACCGTCGCGGCCGCCTATGCCGCAATTGGGTATACGCCGCCCGGGAACGGGACGAGCCGCAAGCCCAGAGGCCGGAAATTCTCCGACGAGACCTTGATCGCACGTCTGGCCGAGCTGCTGACGGTGGCGGGACGCCTGAGTTGGGACTTGATCGCGGCCTCTGATCTCACGCCGGCGCCGTGCACCTATGTGAAGCGGTTCGGCGGCCTCGCGGCGGCCTATTCGATGGTTGGCTATGAGCGGCAAGTTGAGCCGATCGGCTGATGCCGGTCACGGGGGCGCTAGATCGCCGCATCGTCCGGTAGGGAGCGCGCGACCTCAACCACGGCCGCCTCGGGGTCACCTTCCAGCGCCCGCACGAACACGCAGAACTCGACCACATCGATCCGGCGCTCTTTTCGCTCCACGAGAGAAACGAACTGCTGGGTCTTCCCGAGCCGTCGAGCGAGTTCGACCTGGCTCACGCCCTTCTCTTTCCGAAGGGCGAGGAGGTATTCGACGACGAACGCGTACGCGTCGGTGAAGACCGACTTGGGCATGAAGGCTGGTGCTCTGTGGAGGCCAGCCTCGTCCGATATACGCGTATTAGGGGTACATAGTTTCTATGTACACAATCTTCGTGTATCCGTGTTCTCACATCGGCCCGAGCGGGGCATGGAGGGCACTATGAAGTTCAAGTCCATTGTGGCGGGCGCGGCCCTGGCGGGCACGCTTGCTGTCGCGACTGCGGCAAACGCCGCCATCGTCGTCACCACCTACCAAGGCACCATCGAGACCGGGACCGACGTCACCGGATTGTTCGGAACGGCCGGCGCTGACCTCGCCTCACAGGCTTTCACCGCCGTCTATGCGACCGACACTGCCATCGGGCGCATGACAGATGCCTTCGTGGACAAGGCTGAGGGAACAAGCCCCTCCCCCGTGCCCATCCTGAGCGCATCCATGACCATCAACGGGATGACCGTAGGCTCATCGAGCGGCACCTACGGGCGCATGCAGTACGACCCAGGAAGCTACGTCTCCCACAGCATTTCCGAACTCTCGAACGACGGCCTCTTCGAGACGAGCAACGGCATCGTCACCCAGCTTCACACCCCGCTCGCCCCGGCCTCGCTCGACACCTCGTTCAGCTTCGCCGGCCTTGAGCCGGCGATATTCGGCGGCTTCCAGTTCTGGCGCTTCAACACCCAGACCGGCGCTAACGACTACCGCGCGTACGGCTCCCTCGTGGTGACCTCCGTCGTGTCGAAAGTGGCCGGCTCGGCCGTCCCTGAGCCCGCCACCTGGGCGATGATGATTGTTGGCTTCGGGCTGGTCGGGAGTACGCTCCGGGCCTCGCGCGGGAGGCGGCTCGTCGCCTAAAGACGGCTGCGATCCGAACGGCGTGGTTGGATAGGCTATGCTAGGGCAGCGTCTGGTTGAGCAAATTGGCCAGGCGGGCGCCTGCCAGCGCGATGCGGCGCTCGGCGTAGGACCCTGCGCGAAGCTCATAGGCGTGGTTCAGCCGATAGGGGCCACTGCCGCTTCGGACCGGTGGCAAGTAGACGACGGTGCGGGCCAAGCTTTGGCTCTCGGAGAGCCATTCATCTACGTCCGACACCTGGGTCGCGGGCCCTGTCGCCTTCGTCATTGATCGGGCCTTGGTGATGGCCGAGGCGCTGCTGCTGCTCGTGCCGATCGCCGCGTCCCAGAAGGTGTGGAGGGGCGTGCTGCGACGCCACGAACACTGCGAGGCCGCTTCCGGGCAGACCCCAACCTTGTTGCCGCCGTTGTCGCCGCTGGGCAGCGCCGCAGTGTACCGGGCGGTCGCGTGCAACGGCTGATGAACGTCGCCGACCAGGTGCAGGAGCCAGCTCAGCGCAAAGGATTTCCGATCGTCGCTCGTCGCGGGCGCGCCAAGATCGGCCGACAGCGCCCTGATCTGCGTCGCCGCGTTGGGTTCCGGTGGCGCTTCGGTGGGCGTGTTGTCCGGCGTGAAGGGCAGATCCTTGTAGTGCCAATAGCGGTGCTTGTAGCGTGGCGGCTGGTAGCCGCCGTCGGTCGTCGGCGGACTGTCGACCTGGTCGTCGGCATAGTCGCCGTCGCTCCTGATCTGATCGGGCCAGGTGGCGGCTCGCGCAAAGGCGACCACGTCTCGGTTCGCGGCGGGAACGCCGTTCGTCCAGCTCGAATAGTAGGGGTTCCTCTGGAGCAGCGCCGAGGCGCGCGCCTGGGCGGGCGGCGTCATTTGATCCCAGGCGATGACCGCCACCGCCATATGGCCTCGGGCATTCCAGGCCAGGGCCTGGGGCGCGGACACCAGGGCGATCGAGACGCCCAGAACGAGAGCCGAGTTTCGCATAGCTTCCCCCTTAATCGCCCTGCGCCACCCTATACACGCTATGGTTAATCTGTCGAATCATACCCTCTGAGGGAGTTCGCTAGGGGTCTCGGCGTCCGGGACGACGACCTTGGGCCGCGAAGCTCGATCTTCGGGTCCTGCTCTTTCCCTCAAATCGCGATGTCCCGTCGTCATGCCCTTCAGAGGGAAGCCGCGGTTGGGGCGGCCCCGCTTTGTTCCGGGGCGAACCCAACAGCGATCCGCCGGAACGTTACGCGAACTTTTTTGTCCATGTTCTCGGTCGGTGGGTGTCGACTCGTCAGAAAGCGGTGTAATGTGAGCGCGATGTGGGGCCCAAGGCCGCCCACAGTCCGCCGGACAGAAGTCCAGGCGGCATCACTTCAAATCCCACGAGCAGTGCGCGTTTTTCCTCCCACAAGGAATGTCGAGCGTGACCCCATACATCCTGTGCGCGCGCTTCAAGCGCCCGCTGAAGTTCAACTGGAACGCCTGGTACGAGTTCAGCGATTGGCTGGCTAAGCGGGACAGTTATCTAATCGCCGCATGGAGTGACTGCGTCTGGGCGCTCACGGCTGCACACGACTTGGAGGAGACATTCGGCGAGCTACGCACGCTGCTATCTCCCTTCGAACTTGAGGACCTAAACTTCCTGGAAGTCGGGTCGCGGTCGTGGTCATTCGAGCGTCCACCGCCCTATGCCTGGGAGCTGTCATTCCACGATAGGTTCCAGGTCTACGACGTTGAGTCGGAGGTGGAGGACGATGGGGATTCGGACGAATTGACCGCCGAAGACGTGTTTGGCCCAACAATCCACGACGCGGACGATGGGTTTGAGGAAGAAGAGGAAGACACCCTCGAAACTCGTCTCAGCGCGCTGGAGTGGCCAATCACAAGCTGGCGCGATGGGCCGAGCTATTCGCCGTTCGGACTACCTGAGCGCAAAACCATGGATAGCTGGCTAGCCCGCCCTTTTCTCGCCGAGCGGCCGAAGTGGGGCCCCAAAGCGCTCCTACTGATTTTCAAGGACGAGCGACGCGACGGCGACAACATTGTGGAGCTCTTGAGGGTGGCGGTCGGTGCCCATGCGATTGCGCGGTGTCATGGCCGACGTTCACTCCTGGTAGTCGGCCAAACCGACGAGGGCGCGGAGCAAATTTGCGCAATAGAGAACGTGAACCGTCGGCTGCAAGATAGTCGATTCCTGGTTGCTGCCTGCTTTGAGATAGGTCCCACTGAGCGGACGCTGCATACCTCGATCCAGGGCGCGCTCATTCCGCCGCGAGTTCCTAGAAGCGGTTCGCAGCTAGCACTTGAAAGCCAAGAGCGGCACGGACGAGGAAAATACCAGGGACGCAATCGGCGGGACCGCTAGACGAGGTCGGTCCGCTCTCAGCCAGCTCAGCTCCTTGGCGCCTACTTAGTCGTCCTGTTGGTCCAGCGATTTCGCCACGAGGCGGGCGAGTGTGTCGCGACGCGCCTTGGCTTCCTCGGGCGACACATCGGTTCGCGACACCTTCACGCGGTATCCTCGTACGATGTTGTCCTCAGGCGCAGGAGCCGGCGCGAGCGACGCGATGAAATCGGGAAGGTCGTCCGGGTAGAGGATGGTGAGACGGGTGAGCGCATCTTCGGATAGGCCCTCGACGACGGCCTCGCGGTATCGCTTCGCGGTCTGCTGGGACTTGGCGAGGACGAGCGCCGTTCGCGTATAGTTGGCGGCGAGGCAGCGGTTGAGGTTCTGGCGCTCCCACTCGACGGGCGTCGTCACCGAAACCTCGACGGCAACCGATATGCCGTCGCGCTCAAGCAGCACGTCCACCTGGCCGCCGCCCGCCATGGGTGCCTCAACAGTCGCCCGGAAACCCTGCTGCTCGGCCAGGCCCTTCACGAGGTTCTGGAGGTAGCGGTGCTTCTTGCCGCCCTTGCCTTCCTCACGTTCGACAACGGCCGGAGGCTCCGGCATCGGCCGATACTCGTAGCGCTCGCGCGGAGCCGGCGGGGCCTCTCTTGGCTCTTCTGCGACGGCGGCAGGGCGCGGTGGCGGCTCGGGCTCGTCCGGCGTACCCGCTGCGAACCCAAATCTAAGAACGTCGTCGAGGGTGCCGCAGTACCGCACGCGGTTCATCTCGATCAGGCCGTCATACGCCTCTTCGGAGAGCGTTGGTTGGCGCTCTAAGTGGCCAAGCGGGATCGAGAGCCGGATGGCCTGCGGCGTGAGGTTCTTGACCCAGGCGGCGAACTCCGTGCGCCCGTTCCGGCGCTTCATGCTGTCGATGAAGTCGGGTGTGGTGTGCAGTTCGTCGGCGAGCGCGCGGGCGTCCTTGGCCGACGCGCCGCCGACGCACTTGAAGCTGGTGTTCGAGAGCAGTGCTGACCTCAGCCGCGGGCTCGCCTGATCCATGCCCTGATGGGCGCACACCAACGCAATTTTGAACTTGCGGGCCTGTTGCAGGATCGTCTCGACGCCCTCGTCAAAATACTCATGCGCTTCGTCGACATAGACGAAGGTGGGGGTGCGGTCCTCGGGCTGGACGACCGATCGCTCAAGGGCGGCCTGCGCCAGCATGTTGATGAAGAACCGGCCCAAGAGCGCGCTCCCGTCGCGCTTCAGGAGATCCTTGGCGGTCGAGATGAGGACAATGCTTCCGGCTTGGGTCGCCTCGAAGAGATCGAGCTTGTTTTTGGGCTGCGCGAACATCCGCTCGAAAGCCGGCGTCGAGAGCACGCCCCAAAGCCGGCGGAGGATTTGCTTCTTCGTCGCCGCGAACGACGGGTGGAAGAACTCGGTTTGGAAGAAGTAGCGGGCGGAGCCTTCGAGCCGCTCCATGTAGGGCTTGAAGGGCTTTCCGTCCTCCATGATCTGCATGAGCGTGTGGATGGTCGCGCCCGGGATGGTGACCATGAGGCGCGCGAGGTAGCGGAAGACGACGCCCTGCTTCTGGGTGAGTTCGGCGCCCAGCATGTCGCCGAAGAAGGTCTCGTAGAGTTCGACGACGCCGTTCAGCACCCGCTCGCGGTCGACGGGGCGATACTCCGCCACACGGTCGAGGTGGGCGTCGAAGAGGTTGAGCGCCGCCGGGTATTCGATGTCGCCGGGATCGACGAGGACGAGCCGGTTCCAGAGCGAACCCGGCTGATCCGGGTCGAAGAGGTCGAGGCGCACCAGCTTGTTGATGAGGTCGCCCTGGCTGTCGATCACCACGACCGAGCGGCCATCGTCCTTGGCGGCCACCAGGTCGGCGTGGATCATGCGCTGGAGAAGTTGCGTCTTCCCGTGGCCGGTGCCGCCGACAATGTGCGTGTGCTCGAACCTGATTTCGTCCGGCATGTGGAAAGGGACAGGGAGTTCGAGGAGCGCCGCGAACGGCGTGCCGCGCAGGTACAGCTCAACGAGTTCCGCCGGCGTCTTGTTCTTCTGTCGGGTCGGCGCGATCAGTCGATTGGTGAGTTCGACCGCGTTGGCGTCGGGTGCGAAGCCCGACGCCACGAGGATGTTGCGGGTATAGGCGTCGCGAAGCCTGCGGAAGAGATCGAGGCGGAACGTGTCGTCGTCGTACGCGAAGAGATAGAGGTCCTGGACGAACTGGGCCGGGTCGTCGACCAGCTCAATCAGCGGCACCTCGAACGCGGAGCCGTCCTCCGGCCACTCACCGAAGCATGACAGCGGAAGCGCCCGGAAGATCGCCCGGTATGCGTCCTTGAGCCGGTCAGTCACGACGCCGTGGATGTGGGTGTAGTCGGCGGCGTACCGCCTGCGGCGCGCGACCATCTTGCGGAAGTCGACCGCTACGGCGGTGTCGCCTTCGATGGCCGGCCAGATGGGTTCGATGGGCCCGACGTTTTCGAGGCGTAAGATGTCTTCGGTCGCCTCGCAGATGGCTTGGACGACGGGGCCGGCTGGGCGTCGTGGGAGGTCCGAAAAGACCCCGACCATGAGGTCGAGCACGCGGTCATACGTGGTCTGGGTGGCGAGTGGGGAGTTGCGCCAGAGCCGATCACTGTCCTCCCAGGCGAGACGCGTCTCTTCCATCTCGCGAGAGCGCGAGCCGCCGGAGAGCCATTGGCCGAGGTTGCTGTTCCAGGCCACCGGCTAGGCCAGTTCTACAACCTCTTCGCCGCCGAAATGCTTCGCCGCGTTGAGGATCTCGACGAAGGTCTTAGCGGCCTCGCGGATGTGGCCTTCGATAGCGAGCAGC
This genomic stretch from Phenylobacterium sp. LH3H17 harbors:
- a CDS encoding PEPxxWA-CTERM sorting domain-containing protein, which produces MKFKSIVAGAALAGTLAVATAANAAIVVTTYQGTIETGTDVTGLFGTAGADLASQAFTAVYATDTAIGRMTDAFVDKAEGTSPSPVPILSASMTINGMTVGSSSGTYGRMQYDPGSYVSHSISELSNDGLFETSNGIVTQLHTPLAPASLDTSFSFAGLEPAIFGGFQFWRFNTQTGANDYRAYGSLVVTSVVSKVAGSAVPEPATWAMMIVGFGLVGSTLRASRGRRLVA
- a CDS encoding helix-turn-helix domain-containing protein, with the protein product MPKSVFTDAYAFVVEYLLALRKEKGVSQVELARRLGKTQQFVSLVERKERRIDVVEFCVFVRALEGDPEAAVVEVARSLPDDAAI
- a CDS encoding type IV secretion system DNA-binding domain-containing protein, which encodes MAWNSNLGQWLSGGSRSREMEETRLAWEDSDRLWRNSPLATQTTYDRVLDLMVGVFSDLPRRPAGPVVQAICEATEDILRLENVGPIEPIWPAIEGDTAVAVDFRKMVARRRRYAADYTHIHGVVTDRLKDAYRAIFRALPLSCFGEWPEDGSAFEVPLIELVDDPAQFVQDLYLFAYDDDTFRLDLFRRLRDAYTRNILVASGFAPDANAVELTNRLIAPTRQKNKTPAELVELYLRGTPFAALLELPVPFHMPDEIRFEHTHIVGGTGHGKTQLLQRMIHADLVAAKDDGRSVVVIDSQGDLINKLVRLDLFDPDQPGSLWNRLVLVDPGDIEYPAALNLFDAHLDRVAEYRPVDRERVLNGVVELYETFFGDMLGAELTQKQGVVFRYLARLMVTIPGATIHTLMQIMEDGKPFKPYMERLEGSARYFFQTEFFHPSFAATKKQILRRLWGVLSTPAFERMFAQPKNKLDLFEATQAGSIVLISTAKDLLKRDGSALLGRFFINMLAQAALERSVVQPEDRTPTFVYVDEAHEYFDEGVETILQQARKFKIALVCAHQGMDQASPRLRSALLSNTSFKCVGGASAKDARALADELHTTPDFIDSMKRRNGRTEFAAWVKNLTPQAIRLSIPLGHLERQPTLSEEAYDGLIEMNRVRYCGTLDDVLRFGFAAGTPDEPEPPPRPAAVAEEPREAPPAPRERYEYRPMPEPPAVVEREEGKGGKKHRYLQNLVKGLAEQQGFRATVEAPMAGGGQVDVLLERDGISVAVEVSVTTPVEWERQNLNRCLAANYTRTALVLAKSQQTAKRYREAVVEGLSEDALTRLTILYPDDLPDFIASLAPAPAPEDNIVRGYRVKVSRTDVSPEEAKARRDTLARLVAKSLDQQDD
- a CDS encoding recombinase family protein, whose translation is MEAIVRLLNAEGSLAEFRSPWTRHRVRRVLADEKYIGPHIFGRHCRPLRATTGFRNPPETWVRVEGAFEALVGQEMFAAARRAIANRMVCMTDEDMLDALRRLRKERGYLSTAMIEDAEEVPCVATYQRRFGGLMAAYQLIGYRRGGQVRDTHRNLSDQAMLDRLADLLRTEGRLSIKVIDDSPTLPCVESYKRRFGTVAAAYAAIGYTPPGNGTSRKPRGRKFSDETLIARLAELLTVAGRLSWDLIAASDLTPAPCTYVKRFGGLAAAYSMVGYERQVEPIG
- a CDS encoding S1/P1 nuclease; this encodes MRNSALVLGVSIALVSAPQALAWNARGHMAVAVIAWDQMTPPAQARASALLQRNPYYSSWTNGVPAANRDVVAFARAATWPDQIRSDGDYADDQVDSPPTTDGGYQPPRYKHRYWHYKDLPFTPDNTPTEAPPEPNAATQIRALSADLGAPATSDDRKSFALSWLLHLVGDVHQPLHATARYTAALPSGDNGGNKVGVCPEAASQCSWRRSTPLHTFWDAAIGTSSSSASAITKARSMTKATGPATQVSDVDEWLSESQSLARTVVYLPPVRSGSGPYRLNHAYELRAGSYAERRIALAGARLANLLNQTLP